In a genomic window of Gambusia affinis linkage group LG04, SWU_Gaff_1.0, whole genome shotgun sequence:
- the zgc:110222 gene encoding protein EOLA1 isoform X1 — MMLLCSMAVQLWCLSFRQPYAGLVLDGVKTVESRWRPLLAPLENLTLAIHIARRDWEGEEWRAVLGGAWGLSAAGVQELLESGDRFGRGVVAGLVDVGRTWQCPASLPEAELAELQRSAVLIGLEQKHLTWLSNPRWLKGPLKAPGGRDLWTVEIPAELLP; from the exons ATGATGCTCCTCTGCAGCATGGCGGTCCAGCTGTGGTGCCTGTCGTTCCGTCAGCCATACGCCGGTTTGGTTCTGGACGGGGTGAAGACCGTGGAGAGCCgctggcgccccctgctggcgcCGCTGGAGAACCTCACCCTGGCGATCCACATCGCCCGGCGGGACTGGGAGGGGGAGGAGTGGAGGGCGGTGTTGGGCGGAGCCTGGGGGCTGAGCGCCGCCGGCgtccaggagctgctggagtCTGGGGACCGCTTCGGCCGCGGCGTGGTGGCAG GCCTGGTGGATGTGGGCAGGACCTGGCAGTGCCCCGCCTCTCTGCCAGAGGCGGAGCTAGCGGAGCTGCAGCGGTCGGCCGTTCTGATTGGTCTAGAGCAGAAGCACCTGACCTGGCTGTCCAATCCTCGCTGGCTGAAGGGGCCCCTGAAGGCCCCAGGTGGTCGTGACCTCTGGACTGTGGAGATTCCCGCTGagctgttgccatga
- the zgc:110222 gene encoding protein EOLA1 isoform X2, with amino-acid sequence MAVQLWCLSFRQPYAGLVLDGVKTVESRWRPLLAPLENLTLAIHIARRDWEGEEWRAVLGGAWGLSAAGVQELLESGDRFGRGVVAGLVDVGRTWQCPASLPEAELAELQRSAVLIGLEQKHLTWLSNPRWLKGPLKAPGGRDLWTVEIPAELLP; translated from the exons ATGGCGGTCCAGCTGTGGTGCCTGTCGTTCCGTCAGCCATACGCCGGTTTGGTTCTGGACGGGGTGAAGACCGTGGAGAGCCgctggcgccccctgctggcgcCGCTGGAGAACCTCACCCTGGCGATCCACATCGCCCGGCGGGACTGGGAGGGGGAGGAGTGGAGGGCGGTGTTGGGCGGAGCCTGGGGGCTGAGCGCCGCCGGCgtccaggagctgctggagtCTGGGGACCGCTTCGGCCGCGGCGTGGTGGCAG GCCTGGTGGATGTGGGCAGGACCTGGCAGTGCCCCGCCTCTCTGCCAGAGGCGGAGCTAGCGGAGCTGCAGCGGTCGGCCGTTCTGATTGGTCTAGAGCAGAAGCACCTGACCTGGCTGTCCAATCCTCGCTGGCTGAAGGGGCCCCTGAAGGCCCCAGGTGGTCGTGACCTCTGGACTGTGGAGATTCCCGCTGagctgttgccatga
- the alg13 gene encoding putative bifunctional UDP-N-acetylglucosamine transferase and deubiquitinase ALG13, whose product MQKGLKKYFVNMDEYLSSLGLYRKMVARDASSLFRAVSEQLYFSQNYHQKIRLDCASFMRANRCNFEPFVEGSFEKYLERLEDPKETVGQVEIKALSQLYRRCFLIYRYPGKPATVISENDFEDKVTLCCSINGHYDIIYGRSYPASAALCQSLLYELLYTQVFGVEGAELWQAMEAFRAGGRRYRNSLSVCSDVDVVYDAPEDRVLRDEAEVGGAAEETKPPAEAPPTSRLCLPYKVLKSLDGDVYRNLEFDVWQDTCKEMQKTDYMVFAGRQYFLGDKCQVRLEPKGKFYNAFIQEVGTHSTAVTVFIEELGEKHLVPLTDLKPVNPVPAWNVAAPARKGDPDPEPRGQRHHRHRYFRKSRGSSGAKGAELLMPPPISYGGPALSPLPPRFQPVGHPRPPLPPSPGAMTYDPYASPHHHPPAARAPRYGVSSPARFLNRQLIGPQLTYYHPGRRYYHDYENYAFRSRRSRRHLLAVSKECQFGFPTEAVEEAADLDSPMTFYQLEDAGDAVFPPLQGPAVAPPSGTPSPPSGSSYRVQRAAASRPPASPPDATPPCSSEDDQADASTVEDQVEYAEEYVFGAPDQSYQMPGVYTADEPTATQDEQERGLTNSPSRSDRSYSYTPQVVKPLPVICSSPSSSSSSPPSPSRVPAAPHLPPAAHAQTRPVSMTISAAAPWLVSESGEPLCTVLAPPPYSYDPNGSDLPRDCRVIQYYYNLGVQVSNWGQLSGSTRAAGSSSRPTPPPPRRSWPTPTSTTPPTRARSPPPTRPPLPSLRAAGPSSPPPPTQNPPGHRTARPAAPPPQQKAPPPSSPQLLQAPPPQDCCTRIRLPFLPLLCCTCRLKLRPLLATCQQRLTLLFLTRPTCPTPLTILVFLPTGGRCRLQATPPGSTVPPPVLMWSATLLPPTLTTPPCTTCPPPSER is encoded by the exons ATGCAGAAAGGCCTGAAGAAGTACTTCGTGAACATGGACGAGTACCTGTCCAGTCTGGGTCTGTACCGGAAGATGGTCGCGCGGGACGCGTCCAGCCTGTTCCGGGCCGTGTCCGAGCAG CTCTACTTCTCCCAGAACTACCATCAGAAGATACGACTGGACTGCGCGAGCTTCATGCGGGCCAACAGGTGCAACTTTGAGCCG TTTGTGGAGGGTTCCTTTGAGAAGTACCTGGAGCGTCTGGAGGATCCCAAG gagaCGGTGGGTCAGGTGGAGATTAAAGCTCTGTCTCAGCTCTATAG GCGGTGCTTCCTGATCTACCGTTACCCCGGGAAACCGGCCACAGTCATCTCAGAGAACGACTTTGAGGACAAG GTAACCCTGTGCTGCTCCATCAATGGTCACTATGACATCATCTATGGGCGGAGCTACCCAGCCTCAGCAGCACTGTGCCAGT CTCTGCTCTACGAGCTGCTGTACACTCAGGTGTTTGGCGTGGAGGGGGCGGAGCTCTGGCAGGCCATGGAGGCCTTCAGAGCCGGAGGTCGTCGCTACAGAAACAGCCTGTCTGTGTGCAGCGATGTTGACGTGGTCTACGACGCACCTGAGGACCGGGTGCTCAG GGACGAGGCGGAGGTGGGCGGAGCAGCAGAGGAGACCAAG CCGCCTGCTGAGGCTCCGCCCACCTCCAGACTCTGTTTGCCCTACAAGGTCCTGAAGTCTCTGGACGGTGACGTCTACAGGAACCTGGAGTTTGACGTGTGGCAGGACACCTGCAAAG AGATGCAGAAGACGGACTACATGGTGTTCGCGGGTCGACAGTACTTTCTCGGAGACAAGTGCCAG GTCCGCCTGGAGCCCAAAGGGAAATTCTACAACGCCTTCATCCAGGAAGTGGGAACCCACTCGACTGCTGTCACTGTGTTCATCGAGGAGCTGGGAGAGAA ACACCTGGTTCCGCTGACGGATCTGAAACCAGTCAACCCAGTGCCTGCCTGGAACGTGGCGGCACCGGCCAGGAAAGGAGATCCTg ACCCAGAGCCTCGAGGTCAGCGCCATCACCGCCATCGTTACTTCAGGAAGTCCCGCGGGAGCAGCGGGGCAAAGGGGGCGGAGCTACTGATGCCACCGCCCATCTCCTATGGAGGCCCTGCCCTCTCACCTCTCCCTCCCCGCTTCCAACCTGTGGGTCACCCTCGCCCACCCCTCCCCCCGTCACCAGGCGCCATGACCTATGACCCCTACGCCTCCCCACACCACCACCCCCCTGCAGCGAGAGCCCCACGCTACGGCGTGTCGAG TCCTGCTCGGTTCCTGAACCGTCAGCTGATTGGTCCACAGCTGACCTATTACCACCCAGGCAGAAGATATTACCATGACTACGAGAACTACGCCTTCCGGTCCCG CCGCAGTcggcgccacctgctggccgTCAGTAAGGAATGTCAGTTCGGGTTTCCCACCGAGGCGGTGGAGGAAGCGGCCGACCTCGACTCGCCCATGACCTTCTACCAGCTGGAGGACGCCGGCGATGCCGTCTTTCCCCCCCTGCAG GGCCCTGCTGTGGCTCCGCCCAGTGGGACCCCTTCACCGCCCTCTGGCTCCTCCTACCGGGTGCAGCGGGCTGCGGCAAGCCGCCCGCCGGCCTCCCCGCCCGACGCCACGCCTCCCTGCTCCTCGGAGGACGACCAGGCGGACGCCAGCACCGTGGAGGACCAGG TCGAGTACGCGGAGGAGTACGTGTTCGGCGCACCGG ATCAGAGCTACCAGATGCCAGGTGTCTACACAGCCGATGAACCCACCGCTACTCAG GACGAACAGGAAAGGGGTCTCACCAACTCTCCAAGCAGATCAGACAGATCCTACAGCTACACTCCTCAG GTGGTGAAGCCGCTGCCCGTCATCTGCTCCtccccatcctcctcctcttcctcgcctcCCTCGCCGTCTCGGGTTCCGGCCGCCCCTCACCTGCCGCCGGCCGCACACGCTCAGACTCGCCCAG TTTCCATGACGATATCCGCTGCTGCTCCCTGGTTGGTCAGCGAGTCGGGCGAGCCGCTGTGCACCGTGCTGGCTCCGCCCCCTTACTCCTACGACCCAAACGGCAGCGACTTacccagag ACTGCAGGGTCATCCAGTACTACTACAACCTGGGAGTGCAGGTGAGTAACTGGGGGCAACTGAGTGGTTCCACCAGAGctgctggcagcagcagcaggcctACCCCCCCCCCACCTCGCCGGAGCTGGCCTACCCCTACCAGCACTACCCCCCCTACCCGGGCCAGGAGCCCACCCCCCACG CGGCCCCCACTTCCTTCCCTGAGAGCGGCCGGGCCCAGCAGCCCCCCTCCTCCTACCCAGAATCCTCCAGGGCATCGGACGGCCAGGCCAGCG GCCCCGCCTCCTCAGCAGAAGGCCCCGCCTCCATCGTCACCCCAGCTTCtccaggctccgccccctcagGACTGCTGTACCAGGATCAGACTGCCCTTCCTGCCCCTACTCTGCTGCACCTGCCGTTtgaagctccgccccctgctggctacCTGCCAGCAGCGCctcaccctcctcttcctcacccgGCCCACCTGCCCCACTCCTCTTACCATCCTTGTGTTCCTGCCCACTGGGGGGCGCTGTCGACTTCAGGCCACGCCCCCCGGGTCTACTGTCCCGCCCCCAGTCCTCATGTGGTCGGCTACATTACTGCCCCCCACCCTCACCACACCCCCATGCACTACGTGCCCCCCTCCATCTGAACGTTAG